The following coding sequences are from one Melanotaenia boesemani isolate fMelBoe1 chromosome 19, fMelBoe1.pri, whole genome shotgun sequence window:
- the LOC121630313 gene encoding ADP-ribosylation factor-like protein 3 isoform X1 encodes MGLLSILRRLKQSPEQEVRLLLLGLDNAGKTTLLKQLAAEDISHITPTQGFNIKSMQSSGFKLNVWDIGGQRKIRPYWRNYFENTDVLIYVIDSSDRKRFEETSLELAELLEEEKLAAVPLLIFANKQDLMTASPASELAESLNLHTIRDRMWQVQACSALTAEGVQDGMTWVCRNIKFQKK; translated from the exons ATG GGCCTGTTGTCCATTCTTCGAAGACTGAAGCAGTCTCCTGAGCAGGAAGTGAGGTTACTGCTGTTAGGATTGGATAATGCTGGAAAGACCACTCTGCTAAAGCAGCTAGCAGCAGAAGATATCAGCCACATCACCCCTACACAA GGCTTTAATATAAAGAGCATGCAGTCTTCTGGCTTCAAGTTAAATGTTTGGGACATTGGAGGGCAGCGCAAGATCCGTCCTTACTGGAGGAATTATTTTGAGAACACAGATGTGCTA ATCTATGTGATTGACAGCTCAGACAGAAAAAGATTTGAAGAGACAAGTTTG GAGCTTGCTGAGTTACTGGAAGAGGAAAAACTTGCTGCTGTGCCACTGCTAATCTTTGCCAACAAGCAGGACCTGATGACAGCTAGTCCTGCTTCAGAGCTGGCAGAGAGTCTCAACCTGCACACCATCCGGGATCGCATGTGGCAGGTGCAGGCCTGCTCAGCGCTCACTGCTGAGGGAGTGCAG gaTGGAATGACCTGGGTTTGCAGAAATATAAAATTTCAGAAGAAATAA
- the LOC121630313 gene encoding ADP-ribosylation factor-like protein 3 isoform X2: protein MGLLSILRRLKQSPEQEVRLLLLGLDNAGKTTLLKQLAAEDISHITPTQGFNIKSMQSSGFKLNVWDIGGQRKIRPYWRNYFENTDVLIYVIDSSDRKRFEETSLELAELLEEEKLAAVPLLIFANKQDLMTASPASELAESLNLHTIRDRMWQVQACSALTAEGVQNVNWITKAVKCP from the exons ATG GGCCTGTTGTCCATTCTTCGAAGACTGAAGCAGTCTCCTGAGCAGGAAGTGAGGTTACTGCTGTTAGGATTGGATAATGCTGGAAAGACCACTCTGCTAAAGCAGCTAGCAGCAGAAGATATCAGCCACATCACCCCTACACAA GGCTTTAATATAAAGAGCATGCAGTCTTCTGGCTTCAAGTTAAATGTTTGGGACATTGGAGGGCAGCGCAAGATCCGTCCTTACTGGAGGAATTATTTTGAGAACACAGATGTGCTA ATCTATGTGATTGACAGCTCAGACAGAAAAAGATTTGAAGAGACAAGTTTG GAGCTTGCTGAGTTACTGGAAGAGGAAAAACTTGCTGCTGTGCCACTGCTAATCTTTGCCAACAAGCAGGACCTGATGACAGCTAGTCCTGCTTCAGAGCTGGCAGAGAGTCTCAACCTGCACACCATCCGGGATCGCATGTGGCAGGTGCAGGCCTGCTCAGCGCTCACTGCTGAGGGAGTGCAG AATGTGAATTGGATCACCAAGGCTGTGAAGTGCCCTTAA
- the lman2la gene encoding lectin, mannose-binding 2-like a isoform X1, whose translation MAPVSSRRVYCDSKSPFVFISRGNTMPLKLYFTYIFLLLTIKWCFADDDHEMEEFLKREYSLSKPYQGVGSSSSSHWELMGDAMVTTDQVRLTPDMQSRQGAVWSRIPCNLKDWEMQVHFKIHGQGKKNLNGDGLAIWYTKERMQKGPVFGNMDNFTGLGVFVDTYPNEEKHIEAQKKRYTPRTQRIFPFVLAMVGNGSISYDHERDGRPTELGGCNAMVRNLKHDTFLFIRYVRRRLTVMIDIDGQHEWRDCLDLPGVRLPQGYYFGASAITGDLSDNHDVISLKLYQLTVLRSKKEEEEEEDEITIPSVDNMDLLRLGDNEKGMSGIAIFFTVLFSMLGCIFLIVIGLVIYSHWNESRRKRFY comes from the exons ATGGCTCCCGTCAGCAGCAGAAGGGTTTACTGCGACTCCAAATCACCGTTCGTTTTTATTTCCAGGGGAAATACAATGcctttaaaattatatttcactTACATTTTTCTTCTGCTAACTATAAAATGGTGTTTTGCCGATGACGATCACGAAATGGAAGAGTTTCTGAAGCGGGAATATTCCCTGTCCAAGCCTTACCAAG GCGTAGGATCTTCAAGCTCCTCCCATTGGGAGCTGATGGGGGATGCCATGGTAACCACCGACCAGGTACGACTCACACCTGACATGCAGAGCAGGCAGGGGGCGGTGTGGAGCCGTATT CCATGCAATCTGAAGGACTGGGAGATGCAAGTGCACTTTAAGATTCATGGGCAAGGAAAGAAGAACCTGAATGGTGATGGGCTAGCCATTTGGTATACCAAGGAACGCATGCAGAAAG GTCCTGTATTTGGAAACATGGACAACTTCACTGGCTTGGGTGTTTTTGTGGATACGTATCCCAATGAGGAGAAACACATAGAG GCACAGAAGAAGAGATATACTCCCCGCACACAG AGGATCTTTCCCTTCGTTCTTGCCATGGTGGGGAACGGCAGCATCAGCTACGACCATGAGCGCGACGGTCGGCCCACGGAGCTGGGTGGCTGCAACGCCATGGTGCGCAACCTTAAACACGacaccttcctcttcatcagataTGTCCGTCGCAGGCTTACG GTGATGATAGACATCGATGGCCAGCATGAGTGGAGGGACTGCCTGGACCTGCCTGGGGTGCGGCTGCCACAAGGGTATTATTTTGGTGCTTCAGCAATCACAGGAGATCTGTCAG ATAACCATGATGTAATTTCCCTAAAACTCTACCAACTGACGGTTTTGCGGAgtaaaaaggaggaggaagaggaagaagatgaaatAACTATACCCAGTGTAGATAATATGGATCTCCTCAGAt TGGGAGACAATGAAAAGGGGATGAGTGGTATAGCCATTTTCTTCACTGTGCTCTTCTCCATGCTGGGTTGCATCTTCCTCATTGTCATTGGCCTGGTAATCTACAGCCACTGGAATGAGAGCCGACGTAAACGTTTCTACTGA
- the wbp1 gene encoding WW domain-binding protein 1, translating into MPQKALGSIVGLLCTGTCLVQGKEFCFGVNNEQYRCEMGYCCGETECCTYYYELWWFWLVWTLIIMLSCCCAYRHRRVKMRLQQEQRQREISLMAYQGASSSFISPPPLNLRFWNDCKLPDYEEVVGHPPTPPPPYSENPPETTPALPLHLSQPDAASVPQPQPEVELSEDCQASGSSSDQQAVLLPVQAQCQSEENVEALLLGAAEEDEELVTRRRHVTGDSGIEVCVCQLDVDEGSGLEEESDEEHRVCNVTHRDCCSSHQQENFREKECTSEVPSQTANTSTGDHMV; encoded by the exons ATGCCGCAGAAAGCACTGGGATCCATTGTAGGGCTTCTTTGTACTGGGACTTGTCTGGTGCAG GGGAAGGAGTTCTGTTTTGGGGTAAACAATGAACAGTATCGCTGCGAGATGGGGTACTGCTGTGGAGAGACAGAGTGCTGCACTTACTACTATGAGCTTTGGT GGTTCTGGTTGGTATGGACTCTTATCATAATGCTCAGTTGCTGCTGTGCCTACCGACACCGCAGAGTTAAAATGCGTCTGCAGCAAGAGCAACGTCAACGTGAGATCAGCCTAATGGCTTATCAAGGAGCTTCCAGTTCCTTCATTTCCCCCCCTCCTCTCAATTTAA GGTTCTGGAACGACTGCAAGCTTCCTGACTATGAAGAGGTTGTAGGCCACCCTCCAACTCCACCGCCTCCTTATTCGGAAAACCCTCCTGAGACAACTCCAGCTCTCCCTTTACATTTGAGCCAACCAGACGCTGCCTCCGTGCCCCAACCCCAGCCCGAGGTTGAGCTGAGTGAGGACTGTCAGGCCTCAGGCTCATCATCAGATCAGCAGGCGGTGTTGCTCCCAGTCCAAGCACAATGTCAGTCAGAGGAGAATGTAGAGGCTTTGTTGTTGGGAGCTgcagaagaggatgaggagctTGTCACTCGACGCCGGCATGTGACCGGCGACTCAGGGATTGAGGTGTGCGTTTGCCAGCTGGATGTAGACGAGGGCTCAGGTCTCGAGGAGGAAAGCGATGAGGAGCATCGCGTGTGCAACGTTACCCACAGGGATTGCTGCTCCAGCCACCAGCAGGAGAACTTCAGAGAGAAGGAATGCACCTCGGAGGTACCCAGCCAGACCGCCAACACCAGCACTGGAGACCACATGGTGTGA
- the LOC121630313 gene encoding ADP-ribosylation factor-like protein 3 isoform X3: MGLLSILRRLKQSPEQEVRLLLLGLDNAGKTTLLKQLAAEDISHITPTQGFNIKSMQSSGFKLNVWDIGGQRKIRPYWRNYFENTDVLIYVIDSSDRKRFEETSLELAELLEEEKLAAVPLLIFANKQDLMTASPASELAESLNLHTIRDRMWQVQACSALTAEGVQWR, from the exons ATG GGCCTGTTGTCCATTCTTCGAAGACTGAAGCAGTCTCCTGAGCAGGAAGTGAGGTTACTGCTGTTAGGATTGGATAATGCTGGAAAGACCACTCTGCTAAAGCAGCTAGCAGCAGAAGATATCAGCCACATCACCCCTACACAA GGCTTTAATATAAAGAGCATGCAGTCTTCTGGCTTCAAGTTAAATGTTTGGGACATTGGAGGGCAGCGCAAGATCCGTCCTTACTGGAGGAATTATTTTGAGAACACAGATGTGCTA ATCTATGTGATTGACAGCTCAGACAGAAAAAGATTTGAAGAGACAAGTTTG GAGCTTGCTGAGTTACTGGAAGAGGAAAAACTTGCTGCTGTGCCACTGCTAATCTTTGCCAACAAGCAGGACCTGATGACAGCTAGTCCTGCTTCAGAGCTGGCAGAGAGTCTCAACCTGCACACCATCCGGGATCGCATGTGGCAGGTGCAGGCCTGCTCAGCGCTCACTGCTGAGGGAGTGCAG
- the lman2la gene encoding lectin, mannose-binding 2-like a isoform X2, whose protein sequence is MPLKLYFTYIFLLLTIKWCFADDDHEMEEFLKREYSLSKPYQGVGSSSSSHWELMGDAMVTTDQVRLTPDMQSRQGAVWSRIPCNLKDWEMQVHFKIHGQGKKNLNGDGLAIWYTKERMQKGPVFGNMDNFTGLGVFVDTYPNEEKHIERIFPFVLAMVGNGSISYDHERDGRPTELGGCNAMVRNLKHDTFLFIRYVRRRLTVMIDIDGQHEWRDCLDLPGVRLPQGYYFGASAITGDLSDNHDVISLKLYQLTVLRSKKEEEEEEDEITIPSVDNMDLLRLGDNEKGMSGIAIFFTVLFSMLGCIFLIVIGLVIYSHWNESRRKRFY, encoded by the exons ATGcctttaaaattatatttcactTACATTTTTCTTCTGCTAACTATAAAATGGTGTTTTGCCGATGACGATCACGAAATGGAAGAGTTTCTGAAGCGGGAATATTCCCTGTCCAAGCCTTACCAAG GCGTAGGATCTTCAAGCTCCTCCCATTGGGAGCTGATGGGGGATGCCATGGTAACCACCGACCAGGTACGACTCACACCTGACATGCAGAGCAGGCAGGGGGCGGTGTGGAGCCGTATT CCATGCAATCTGAAGGACTGGGAGATGCAAGTGCACTTTAAGATTCATGGGCAAGGAAAGAAGAACCTGAATGGTGATGGGCTAGCCATTTGGTATACCAAGGAACGCATGCAGAAAG GTCCTGTATTTGGAAACATGGACAACTTCACTGGCTTGGGTGTTTTTGTGGATACGTATCCCAATGAGGAGAAACACATAGAG AGGATCTTTCCCTTCGTTCTTGCCATGGTGGGGAACGGCAGCATCAGCTACGACCATGAGCGCGACGGTCGGCCCACGGAGCTGGGTGGCTGCAACGCCATGGTGCGCAACCTTAAACACGacaccttcctcttcatcagataTGTCCGTCGCAGGCTTACG GTGATGATAGACATCGATGGCCAGCATGAGTGGAGGGACTGCCTGGACCTGCCTGGGGTGCGGCTGCCACAAGGGTATTATTTTGGTGCTTCAGCAATCACAGGAGATCTGTCAG ATAACCATGATGTAATTTCCCTAAAACTCTACCAACTGACGGTTTTGCGGAgtaaaaaggaggaggaagaggaagaagatgaaatAACTATACCCAGTGTAGATAATATGGATCTCCTCAGAt TGGGAGACAATGAAAAGGGGATGAGTGGTATAGCCATTTTCTTCACTGTGCTCTTCTCCATGCTGGGTTGCATCTTCCTCATTGTCATTGGCCTGGTAATCTACAGCCACTGGAATGAGAGCCGACGTAAACGTTTCTACTGA
- the mtfp1 gene encoding mitochondrial fission process protein 1, with the protein MDPSERNAGKTVDIYRDTWVRFLGYANEVGEAFRALVPVSFVWGSYAVATTYVTADAVDKGKKAAVAHGDNPGKTTRVAVAVVDTFVWQALASVIIPGFTINRVCAASLYLLGKTTKWPLPVRKWTTTAIGLSTIPFIITPIDRSVDFLLDSSLRKIYNEEEKHK; encoded by the exons ATGGATCCCAGTGAAAGGAACGCAGGCAAAACGGTTGACATTTATCGTGATACATGGGTCCGTTTTCTtg GCTATGCCAATGAAGTCGGTGAGGCTTTTCGTGCTCTGGTGCCGGTGAGCTTTGTATGGGGGAGCTATGCTGTGGCCACCACGTATGTTACAGCTGATGCAGTGGACAAAGGAAAGAAAGCAGCTGTG GCTCATGGGGACAACCCAGGGAAGACAACACGGGTAGCAGTTGCAGTAGTGGACACCTTTGTGTGGCAGGCTTTGGCCTCTGTGATCATCCCAGGCTTCACCATTAACCGTGTGTGTGCTGCGTCGCTGTACCTACTTGGCAAAACTACCAAGTGGCCCCTGCCTGTTCGCAAGTGGACAACAACAGCTATAGGCCTCTCCACAATCCCTTTCATCATTACGCCAATAGACAG GTCAGTGGATTTCCTTTTGGACTCGAGCCTACGGAAGATCTACAATGAGGAAGAGAAGCACAAATAG